Proteins encoded by one window of Vitis vinifera cultivar Pinot Noir 40024 chromosome 10, ASM3070453v1:
- the LOC100250720 gene encoding putative pentatricopeptide repeat-containing protein At3g15930: protein MSRQLQKILVCLTASPPDIKVFDQVLTQTITTAFIHATPTWNCLIRAFSRSPTPITAILIYNHFIKGRFVFPDKYTYPAMLKACWRMGSLSKGKEVHAHVTKTGLDSDVYVGNALLHLYGSTGQVTDARRLFDGMPHRDLASWNTLLGAYNDNAVEVLVLFKRMMYEGIGGDHISMVIVFSACGKIGGTEFGKEVHGYVIKVGIRPALSLSNALLGVYTKCGEMDAAQSLFVEMAAMRDVVSHTILFNGYVDMGSIDLARGIFDQMSVKDLVSWNSMIHAYVKAKHPKKAIELFRKMENEMVEPDETTMVSVLAACASLADLQNGRLAHRFIIQNNPRQDLFVGTALIDMYAKCGSLEEAMVTFYKMDSRDVFTWTTAIEGLANHGHGDKALSLFTEMEKQGIKPNQATFVSVLMACSRSGLVKEGCLLFKRMVEAYQIQPKIEHLGCLLDILSRAGLLHQAEEFIKLMPPKEKIIANKTLLSACMNHLEYDLGEKIANGLTELSSQSHATHILLSNFYALAGQWAEVAKTRRVMKEIDIRKVPGISSVDIKT, encoded by the coding sequence ATGTCTAGGCAATTGCAAAAAATTCTTGTGTGCCTCACAGCCTCACCCCCTGACATTAAAGTGTTTGATCAAGTCCTCACCCAAACCATCACAACTGCTTTCATTCACGCTACACCCACATGGAATTGCCTCATCAGAGCCTTCTCCAGAAGCCCCACCCCCATCACGGCCATTCTCATATACAACCACTTCATTAAAGGAAGATTCGTTTTTCCTGATAAGTATACTTATCCAGCTATGCTAAAGGCATGTTGGCGTATGGGTTCACTTTCAAAGGGCAAAGAAGTACATGCCCATGTAACAAAAACAGGTTTGGATTCTGATGTTTATGTGGGGAATGCTCTGCTTCACTTGTATGGATCCACAGGGCAAGTAACCGATGCCCGTAGGTTGTTTGATGGGATGCCTCATAGAGATTTAGCAAGTTGGAATACCCTTCTAGGAGCTTACAATGACAATGCAGTTGAAGTACTGGTTTTGTTCAAAAGAATGATGTACGAAGGTATAGGAGGTGATCACATCTCTATGGTGATTGTGTTCTCAGCTTGTGGAAAGATAGGAGGGACAGAGTTTGGAAAAGAGGTTCATGGTTATGTTATAAAAGTGGGGATTAGACCAGCATTGAGTTTGAGCAATGCATTGTTGGGGGTTTACACCAAGTGTGGGGAGATGGATGCTGCGCAAAGTCTGTTTGTTGAAATGGCTGCCATGAGAGATGTAGTGTCCCATACCATTTTGTTCAATGGCTATGTTGATATGGGGTCAATAGATTTGGCTCGAGGTATCTTTGATCAGATGAGCGTTAAAGACCTTGTTTCATGGAATTCGATGATTCATGCATATGTCAAGGCAAAGCATCCAAAGAAGGCTATAGAACTTTTCAGGAAAATGGAGAATGAGATGGTAGAACCAGATGAAACCACAATGGTAAGTGTGCTTGCGGCATGTGCAAGCTTGGCAGACCTGCAGAATGGTAGACTAGCTCATCGATTTATAATCCAAAACAATCCAAGGCAAGATCTTTTTGTGGGAACAGCTCTTATTGACATGTATGCAAAGTGTGGGAGTCTAGAGGAGGCCATGGTCACCTTCTACAAAATGGATTCTAGAGATGTTTTTACATGGACAACAGCAATAGAGGGGCTTGCAAATCATGGGCATGGGGATAAAGCTTTGAGTTTGTTTACCGAAATGGAAAAACAAGGGATTAAGCCAAATCAAGCAACATTCGTTTCCGTCTTGATGGCTTGCAGCCGCTCAGGGCTAGTTAAAGAAGGCTGCCTCTTGTTCAAGAGGATGGTGGAAGCTTACCAAATCCAACCAAAGATTGAACACTTGGGTTGTTTGCTTGATATCCTGAGCAGAGCAGGGCTTCTGCACCAAGCAGAGGAGTTTATCAAACTCATGCCACCCAAGGAAAAGATCATAGCTAACAAGACTCTGCTGAGTGCATGCATGAATCATTTGGAGTACGATCTTGGGGAGAAGATTGCCAATGGACTGACAGAGTTGAGCTCTCAAAGCCATGCAACTCATATCCTGTTATCTAACTTCTATGCTCTGGCAGGTCAATGGGCTGAAGTAGCAAAGACAAGACGAGTAATGAAAGAGATTGATATAAGAAAGGTTCCAGGGATCAGCTCTGTCGACATTAAAACTTAA